One Syntrophaceae bacterium DNA window includes the following coding sequences:
- the tadA gene encoding Flp pilus assembly complex ATPase component TadA, which yields MLNPILIVDDEQDFLDSARRGLLGAGFKTLRLESDPRNAAAAVENGDRFDVALIDINMPWMDGLQLLERIKNASPETECLMVSAVNEAKVAVDCLKKGAYDYLTKPLNRDDMVAAIRRALERKRLLEVIAVVKSEAPPEIAPSKIPSALIARSEKMLRLLKEAELYASIMVPLLITGQKGTGKETVARFIHESGSQKNGPFVVLNLEALGGDQHLSALFGGENGGGHIEQARRGTLFLDEISYLPSEAQAMLLKAMQENSFTRPGTNEKCPLDTRLIISTRLDPEALVAKGELRKDLYYFIKGSMLILPTLKERKSDIPLLVEHFVNAYAGGRDIAVAQDAMSTLCDYDFPGNITELETVVKDVLAGLTGGVITRDSLPESIRSKIRVKFLAGIPAPKEILKTLNKDYLIRERWCPLEVAGNRIVVIIDSVDDLIRRDEIVATLKTKAVDFRPAEKEDIFKFIHHFYSKMGGEIELRDMLEKGVPDESGPIDDEVEVTETDNIVPQIMNKIINEAFRRRASDIHIEPNPRERRVDIRFRIDGDLTPYESLPFNYRTALVSRIKIMANMDITEKRLPQDGKIKFRCYNGETIELRVATLPVGGLEDAMLRLLATGELLRLEDVHLDPVNYEHLLAMSEKPHGLILCVGPTGSGKTTTLHALIEQIKRPALKIITIEDPIEISQPGIRQVQVNRKIGLDFAAAMRSFLRSDPDIIMVGEMRDPETAKIGTEASLTGHLVLSTLHTNDAPETVVRLLDMGLDPFHFGDSLIGIISQRLVRSLCQRCREAYVPTEIEYRKILRACGEGFMSTALGIRGREQLKLYRSQGCDACGGTGYWGRLAIHEVLVTSDAIRRIIQKRGTAAEVRDMAVSEGMTTLLQDGIKKAMKGLTDFDQLRRVSMR from the coding sequence ATGCTGAACCCCATACTCATCGTCGACGACGAACAGGACTTTCTCGACAGCGCGCGCCGGGGCCTGCTCGGGGCCGGCTTCAAGACGCTCCGGCTGGAGAGCGACCCCCGGAATGCCGCCGCGGCGGTGGAAAACGGGGACCGGTTCGACGTCGCCCTGATCGACATCAACATGCCCTGGATGGACGGCCTGCAGCTCCTGGAGCGGATCAAGAACGCGAGCCCGGAGACGGAATGCCTCATGGTCTCCGCGGTCAACGAGGCGAAGGTCGCCGTGGACTGCCTCAAGAAAGGCGCCTACGACTACCTGACCAAGCCCCTCAACCGCGACGACATGGTGGCCGCGATCCGCCGCGCCCTGGAACGAAAGCGCCTCCTGGAGGTCATCGCCGTCGTCAAGAGCGAGGCCCCGCCGGAGATCGCCCCGAGCAAGATCCCCTCGGCCCTCATCGCCCGGTCGGAGAAGATGCTGCGGCTTCTCAAGGAGGCCGAGCTGTATGCCTCCATCATGGTCCCGCTGCTGATCACGGGGCAGAAAGGGACGGGCAAGGAGACCGTCGCCCGGTTCATCCACGAATCGGGGTCGCAGAAGAACGGGCCTTTCGTCGTCCTGAACCTCGAAGCGCTCGGAGGGGATCAGCACCTGAGTGCCCTGTTCGGCGGCGAAAACGGCGGCGGCCACATCGAGCAGGCCCGCAGGGGCACCCTGTTCCTCGACGAGATCAGCTACCTGCCCTCCGAGGCGCAGGCGATGCTGCTGAAGGCAATGCAGGAAAACAGCTTCACGCGGCCCGGCACGAACGAGAAGTGCCCGCTGGACACCCGGCTGATCATCTCGACGAGGCTCGATCCGGAAGCGCTGGTCGCCAAGGGAGAGCTGAGAAAGGACCTGTACTACTTCATCAAGGGGTCGATGCTCATCCTGCCGACGCTCAAGGAGCGAAAGAGCGACATCCCCCTGCTGGTCGAGCACTTCGTGAACGCCTACGCCGGCGGCCGCGACATCGCGGTGGCGCAGGACGCCATGAGCACCCTGTGCGACTACGATTTCCCCGGCAACATCACCGAGCTCGAAACCGTCGTGAAGGACGTCCTGGCCGGGCTGACCGGCGGCGTCATCACGCGGGACTCCCTGCCCGAGAGCATCCGGTCGAAGATCCGGGTCAAGTTCCTGGCGGGCATTCCCGCCCCCAAGGAAATCCTCAAGACCCTGAACAAGGACTACCTCATCCGCGAGCGGTGGTGCCCCCTGGAGGTCGCGGGCAACCGGATCGTCGTCATCATCGACAGCGTCGACGATCTCATCCGCCGCGACGAGATCGTTGCGACCCTGAAGACCAAGGCGGTGGATTTCCGCCCCGCCGAGAAAGAGGACATCTTCAAGTTCATCCACCACTTCTACAGCAAGATGGGCGGCGAGATCGAGCTTCGCGACATGCTCGAGAAGGGCGTCCCCGACGAGTCGGGGCCCATCGACGACGAGGTCGAGGTCACCGAGACGGACAACATCGTCCCCCAGATCATGAACAAGATCATCAACGAGGCGTTCCGGCGGCGGGCCTCCGACATCCACATCGAGCCCAACCCCCGGGAGAGGCGCGTCGACATCCGATTCCGCATCGACGGGGATCTGACCCCCTACGAGTCGCTCCCGTTCAACTACCGGACGGCCCTGGTCTCGCGGATCAAGATCATGGCGAACATGGACATCACCGAGAAGCGGCTGCCGCAGGACGGGAAGATCAAGTTCCGCTGCTACAACGGCGAAACCATCGAGCTGCGGGTCGCGACGCTGCCCGTCGGGGGCCTCGAGGACGCCATGCTGCGCCTGCTGGCCACGGGGGAGCTGCTCCGGCTCGAGGACGTTCACCTCGACCCCGTGAACTACGAACACCTGCTGGCGATGTCGGAAAAACCGCACGGGCTCATTCTCTGCGTGGGGCCCACCGGCTCCGGCAAGACGACGACGCTGCACGCCCTGATCGAGCAGATCAAGCGTCCGGCCCTCAAGATCATCACGATCGAGGACCCCATCGAGATCAGCCAGCCCGGCATTCGGCAGGTCCAGGTGAACCGGAAGATCGGGCTCGATTTCGCAGCGGCGATGCGGTCCTTCCTCCGCTCAGACCCCGACATCATCATGGTCGGCGAGATGCGGGACCCGGAAACGGCGAAGATCGGCACGGAGGCTTCCCTGACGGGGCACCTCGTCCTGAGCACGCTCCACACCAACGACGCGCCCGAGACGGTCGTGCGGCTCCTCGACATGGGGCTCGACCCCTTCCATTTCGGCGACTCCCTGATCGGCATCATCTCGCAGCGCCTGGTGCGAAGCCTCTGCCAGCGGTGCCGGGAGGCCTATGTCCCGACGGAGATCGAGTACCGGAAGATCCTGCGGGCCTGCGGCGAGGGGTTCATGTCCACGGCACTGGGAATCCGGGGGCGGGAGCAGCTGAAGCTCTACCGCTCGCAGGGCTGTGACGCCTGCGGCGGGACGGGGTACTGGGGAAGGCTGGCCATCCACGAGGTCCTCGTGACGTCTGACGCCATCCGGCGGATCATCCAGAAACGGGGCACGGCGGCCGAGGTGCGGGACATGGCCGTCTCGGAAGGGATGACCACCCTCTTGCAGGACGGGATCAAGAAGGCCATGAAGGGCCTGACCGACTTCGATCAGCTCCGCAGGGTCAGCATGCGATAG
- a CDS encoding 2-dehydropantoate 2-reductase, with protein sequence MRIGIIGIGGVGGYYGGKLALKYSGRSKHEVIFFARGAHLEAIRRDGLRLVTVDGEYLVRPAQATDNAGEIGPLDLAIFCTKSYGLEDAARAIAGNLSDDSVVLPLLNGVDITERLRAVLPRGAVLYGGVFISSAIQGPGVVKQVGGTGQLFFGPADPADVETYRPIETLLKDAGIKAELSADALLPLWTKYIFIGPMAGVTSLTGKTFGEVLGDPADRALVEGMMKEIEAVARKKGIRFPPDIVEISLGKAAAFAPTTKTSMQLDYERGNRTELDIFTAYMVKAGKELGIPVPLHKKVYVELLQRD encoded by the coding sequence ATGCGAATCGGGATCATCGGCATCGGGGGAGTGGGAGGCTATTACGGAGGCAAGCTGGCCCTGAAGTATTCCGGCCGCAGCAAGCACGAGGTCATCTTCTTCGCCCGGGGCGCACATCTGGAGGCCATCCGGAGAGACGGGCTCAGGCTCGTGACCGTCGACGGCGAGTACCTCGTCCGGCCGGCGCAGGCCACGGACAACGCGGGCGAGATCGGCCCGCTGGACCTGGCGATCTTCTGCACCAAGAGCTACGGGCTCGAGGATGCGGCGAGGGCGATCGCGGGGAACCTCTCCGACGATTCGGTCGTGCTGCCTCTCCTGAACGGCGTGGACATCACGGAGAGGCTGCGCGCGGTGCTGCCCCGGGGAGCCGTCCTCTACGGCGGCGTCTTCATCAGCTCGGCGATCCAGGGGCCCGGCGTCGTCAAGCAGGTGGGCGGCACGGGCCAGCTCTTCTTCGGCCCGGCCGACCCGGCCGACGTGGAAACGTACCGCCCCATTGAAACCCTGCTGAAGGATGCCGGCATCAAGGCGGAGCTCTCCGCCGATGCGCTGCTCCCGCTGTGGACGAAGTACATCTTCATCGGTCCCATGGCCGGGGTCACGTCGCTGACGGGCAAGACCTTCGGCGAGGTGCTTGGAGACCCGGCCGACCGCGCCCTGGTCGAGGGGATGATGAAGGAAATCGAGGCCGTCGCGAGGAAAAAGGGAATCCGGTTCCCCCCGGATATCGTGGAGATCTCGCTCGGCAAGGCCGCCGCCTTCGCCCCGACGACGAAGACCTCCATGCAGCTCGATTACGAGCGGGGCAACCGGACGGAGCTCGACATCTTCACCGCATACATGGTGAAGGCGGGCAAGGAGCTCGGCATCCCCGTGCCGCTGCACAAGAAGGTGTACGTCGAGCTGCTGCAGCGGGACTGA
- a CDS encoding DUF763 domain-containing protein codes for MKTGITHLPLHGGRAPAWLFGRMKLLAREIVLVILRDFGTGELLRRLSDPFWFQALGCALGFDWHSSGLTTTTCGAIKEGIRGMEHEIGFFVCGGKGRVSRATPREIEGHGRHLRADPGALVYASRMAAKVDSAAVQDGYALYHHVFLFDREGRWAVVQQGMNEATKFARRYHWLGEQDLDFVCEPHRAVCCDRRGAALNLVAREGEAVRAHSASLARESPERVLAEWRRIERLDLPSHHPVTRGQIGAEHLHRVLLKTYEQRPADFEALLGTAGVGAKTLRALALLSELLYGAKPSFRDPARFSFAHGGKDGHPYPVDRELYDRSIEFLKEAVNAAGVGEHEKRRAFARLGAFYGRKR; via the coding sequence ATGAAAACCGGAATCACCCACCTTCCCCTTCACGGCGGCAGGGCCCCGGCCTGGCTATTCGGCCGGATGAAACTCCTTGCCCGCGAGATCGTCCTCGTCATCCTCCGGGACTTCGGCACCGGGGAGCTGCTCCGCAGGCTCTCGGACCCCTTCTGGTTCCAGGCCCTGGGCTGCGCCCTCGGCTTCGACTGGCACTCGAGCGGGCTGACCACGACGACCTGCGGGGCCATCAAGGAGGGTATCAGGGGGATGGAGCACGAGATCGGCTTCTTCGTCTGCGGGGGCAAGGGGCGCGTCTCGCGGGCCACGCCCCGCGAGATCGAGGGCCACGGGAGACACCTGCGCGCGGACCCCGGAGCCCTCGTGTACGCAAGCCGCATGGCGGCCAAGGTGGACAGCGCCGCCGTCCAGGACGGCTACGCCCTCTACCACCACGTGTTTCTCTTCGACCGAGAGGGCCGCTGGGCCGTCGTGCAGCAGGGCATGAACGAGGCGACGAAGTTCGCGCGGCGCTATCACTGGCTGGGCGAGCAAGACCTGGATTTCGTCTGCGAGCCGCACCGGGCGGTCTGCTGCGACCGCCGCGGTGCGGCGCTGAATCTCGTGGCCCGGGAAGGAGAGGCCGTCCGGGCGCACTCCGCGTCGCTGGCCCGTGAGTCCCCCGAGCGGGTCCTGGCCGAGTGGAGGCGAATCGAGCGTCTCGACCTGCCGTCGCACCACCCGGTGACGCGCGGGCAGATCGGCGCCGAACACCTGCACCGGGTTCTCCTGAAGACCTACGAGCAGAGGCCGGCGGACTTCGAGGCGCTCCTCGGGACGGCCGGCGTGGGCGCCAAGACGCTTCGGGCCCTCGCCCTGCTCTCGGAGCTTCTCTACGGGGCGAAGCCGTCGTTTCGGGACCCGGCCCGGTTCAGCTTCGCCCACGGCGGCAAGGACGGCCATCCCTATCCCGTGGACCGGGAGCTCTACGACCGCTCCATCGAGTTCCTGAAGGAGGCCGTCAACGCGGCCGGGGTCGGGGAACACGAGAAGAGGCGGGCCTTCGCCCGGCTGGGGGCGTTTTACGGCCGGAAGCGGTGA
- a CDS encoding response regulator, translated as MRVLIVEDDFVGSRLMKKFLEADCFCHLAFDGREAIEAFDAALREGKPYDLLFLDIMMPEVNGIDVLKAIRSLEEQRGIAADKGVKVVMTTAMNDADVILESFNARCDGYIVKPVRKEQLFEEIRNLGFLPEPRVEP; from the coding sequence ATGCGAGTACTGATCGTGGAAGATGATTTCGTCGGCAGCCGACTGATGAAGAAGTTTCTCGAGGCGGACTGTTTCTGCCACCTCGCCTTCGACGGCAGGGAGGCCATCGAGGCCTTCGATGCGGCCCTGAGGGAAGGCAAGCCCTACGACCTTCTGTTTCTCGACATCATGATGCCCGAGGTCAACGGCATCGATGTCCTCAAGGCGATCCGGAGCCTGGAGGAGCAGAGGGGCATCGCCGCCGACAAGGGCGTCAAGGTCGTCATGACGACGGCCATGAACGACGCCGACGTGATCCTGGAATCCTTCAACGCCCGCTGCGACGGCTACATCGTCAAGCCGGTCCGCAAGGAGCAGCTTTTCGAGGAGATCCGGAACCTGGGCTTTCTCCCCGAACCCCGCGTTGAACCCTGA
- the mscL gene encoding large conductance mechanosensitive channel protein MscL, with product MIKEFKEFAMRGNVVDMAVGIIIGAAFGAIVKSLVDDVLMPVIGLLLGNVDFSNFFLVLKAGKTPGPYATLAEAKAATAVTLNYGVFINSVVTFLIVAFAVFLLIKQINRLKRQEPPAAPTTKECPYCLSTVPLKATRCPQCTSELKA from the coding sequence ATGATCAAGGAATTCAAGGAATTCGCCATGCGCGGAAACGTGGTGGACATGGCCGTGGGCATCATCATCGGCGCGGCCTTCGGCGCCATCGTCAAGTCCCTCGTCGACGACGTCCTGATGCCGGTCATCGGTCTGCTGCTGGGCAACGTCGACTTCTCCAACTTCTTCCTCGTTCTCAAGGCCGGAAAGACACCGGGCCCCTACGCAACGCTCGCCGAGGCCAAGGCGGCCACGGCGGTGACGCTGAACTACGGGGTGTTCATCAACTCGGTCGTGACCTTTCTCATCGTGGCCTTTGCCGTCTTCCTGCTCATCAAGCAGATCAACCGGCTGAAGCGGCAGGAGCCGCCCGCCGCGCCGACGACGAAGGAGTGCCCGTACTGCCTCTCCACGGTGCCCCTGAAGGCGACACGCTGCCCCCAGTGCACCTCGGAGCTGAAAGCCTGA
- a CDS encoding MBL fold metallo-hydrolase, translated as MLLKHSFTGKIAHSSYILAGKESCAVIDPRRDVDLYIDEARALGVTITHILETHLHADFISGHMDLARRTGATTHAPKSAQCAFDHVLVVPLGQCRPWFFFCWNGRASDLPCKAGVRVACHGMVTAQEVNWP; from the coding sequence ATGCTGCTCAAGCACTCCTTCACCGGGAAGATCGCCCACAGCTCCTACATCCTCGCAGGCAAGGAGTCCTGCGCCGTGATCGACCCCCGGCGGGACGTGGACCTCTACATCGACGAGGCCCGCGCCCTGGGTGTGACGATCACCCACATCCTCGAAACCCACCTCCACGCCGACTTCATCTCGGGCCACATGGACCTGGCCCGCCGGACCGGAGCGACCACCCATGCGCCCAAATCGGCGCAATGCGCCTTCGATCACGTCCTCGTCGTCCCCCTGGGTCAGTGCCGGCCCTGGTTCTTTTTCTGCTGGAACGGGCGGGCCTCTGATCTCCCATGCAAGGCTGGGGTTCGTGTGGCATGCCATGGCATGGTCACCGCGCAGGAGGTAAATTGGCCGTGA
- a CDS encoding thiolase family protein, with amino-acid sequence MPGKDDIVIVSAVRTPFSRFDTAMADIPSIDLGVLVMQEAVRRVGVQPGEVDEVLYGCCIPAEVALETDVPARQATLLAGFPPENISLTLDRACCSSLTTLRLGILSIRAGEARIVLSVGSENMPRTPHLAPGLRRGTRLGHIRLVDCLFELGYTAKGFNPVALDAGEMALEYGVTREMQDAWALRSHRLCAKAYSEGRLRVGEELMPVEIPQKRGNPIVIERDESPRETSMEALAKLTPIYGSPTVTAGNAPPISAGASAVLFMTRAEAGRRGLEPIATVICAVASAAAPREIAQIPAYTIRKALERAGMTIDAMDLIEINEAFAAMPLVSTKILAGGDAGRWKALQERTNVNGGAIAIGHPVGASAGRIAMTLAYELRRRGGGVGVAAICGGLAQGETVVLKA; translated from the coding sequence ATGCCCGGAAAGGACGACATCGTGATCGTGAGCGCCGTCCGGACGCCCTTCAGCCGCTTCGATACGGCCATGGCCGACATCCCCAGCATCGACCTCGGGGTCCTGGTCATGCAGGAGGCGGTCCGGCGGGTGGGCGTCCAGCCCGGCGAGGTGGACGAGGTCCTCTACGGCTGCTGCATCCCCGCCGAGGTCGCCCTGGAAACGGACGTGCCCGCCCGGCAGGCCACGCTGCTTGCGGGCTTTCCCCCCGAAAACATCTCGCTGACGCTGGACCGGGCGTGCTGCTCGTCCCTGACGACCCTGCGTCTGGGCATCCTCTCGATCCGCGCAGGGGAGGCCCGCATCGTCCTGTCCGTGGGCTCCGAGAACATGCCCCGCACGCCCCACCTCGCCCCGGGCCTGCGGCGAGGCACCCGCCTCGGCCACATCCGCCTCGTCGACTGCCTTTTCGAGCTGGGCTACACGGCCAAGGGGTTCAACCCCGTAGCGCTCGACGCCGGCGAGATGGCCTTGGAGTACGGCGTGACGCGCGAGATGCAGGACGCCTGGGCCCTTCGCAGCCACAGGCTGTGCGCGAAAGCCTACAGCGAGGGCAGGCTGCGGGTGGGGGAGGAGCTCATGCCCGTCGAGATCCCCCAGAAGCGGGGGAACCCCATCGTCATCGAGAGGGACGAGTCACCCCGGGAAACCTCGATGGAGGCCCTTGCGAAACTGACGCCCATCTACGGCAGCCCTACCGTCACGGCGGGCAACGCGCCCCCGATCAGCGCGGGAGCGTCGGCCGTTCTCTTTATGACCCGGGCCGAGGCCGGGCGCCGGGGGCTAGAGCCGATTGCCACGGTCATCTGCGCCGTCGCCTCGGCGGCTGCCCCCCGCGAGATCGCCCAGATCCCGGCCTACACCATCCGGAAGGCCCTGGAGAGGGCCGGCATGACGATCGACGCGATGGACCTCATCGAGATCAACGAGGCCTTCGCGGCGATGCCCCTCGTCTCGACGAAGATCCTCGCCGGCGGCGATGCGGGCCGATGGAAGGCCCTGCAGGAAAGGACCAACGTCAACGGCGGGGCCATCGCCATCGGCCACCCCGTGGGCGCAAGTGCCGGGCGGATCGCCATGACCCTGGCCTACGAGCTGCGCCGCAGGGGCGGCGGCGTCGGCGTGGCCGCCATTTGCGGCGGGCTCGCGCAGGGGGAGACGGTTGTTCTGAAAGCATGA
- a CDS encoding 3-hydroxyacyl-CoA dehydrogenase, whose product MRVSDCLAVVTGGASGLGEACVRELAGAGAKAAIFDLDAEKGQRLASELGAQVLFVRTDVTGDQSVREAVGKTVAAFGGLNAVINCAGIGVACKALTKKGPMPLEEFNRVVQINLVGTFNVIRLALAQMVNNSPDAEGERGVIINTASAAAFDGQVGQPAYSASKAGVVGMTLPLARECADYGIRVMTIAPGLFDTPMLALLPPAVREALGKMVPFPQRLGRPSEYAMLVRHIIENPMLNGEVIRLDGAIRMAPR is encoded by the coding sequence GTGAGGGTGAGCGACTGCCTGGCCGTGGTGACGGGAGGGGCATCGGGTCTCGGCGAGGCCTGCGTGCGAGAACTGGCGGGGGCGGGGGCGAAGGCGGCGATCTTCGACCTCGACGCCGAGAAAGGGCAGAGGCTTGCATCCGAGCTGGGAGCGCAGGTCCTCTTCGTCCGCACCGACGTGACGGGCGACCAGAGCGTCCGGGAGGCGGTCGGGAAGACGGTTGCGGCCTTCGGCGGCCTCAACGCCGTCATCAACTGCGCGGGGATAGGGGTCGCCTGCAAGGCCCTCACGAAGAAGGGCCCCATGCCGCTGGAGGAGTTCAACCGGGTCGTGCAGATCAACCTCGTGGGCACCTTCAACGTCATCCGGCTCGCGCTGGCGCAGATGGTGAACAATTCGCCCGACGCAGAGGGCGAGCGCGGCGTGATCATCAACACCGCCTCGGCGGCGGCCTTCGACGGACAGGTCGGACAGCCGGCCTACAGCGCCTCCAAGGCCGGTGTCGTAGGGATGACCCTGCCGCTGGCGCGCGAATGCGCCGATTACGGCATCCGTGTCATGACGATCGCCCCGGGGCTCTTCGACACGCCCATGCTGGCGCTGCTGCCCCCGGCTGTCCGCGAGGCCCTGGGGAAGATGGTGCCCTTCCCGCAGCGGCTGGGCCGGCCCTCTGAATACGCCATGCTTGTGCGGCACATCATCGAGAACCCCATGCTCAACGGCGAGGTGATCCGCCTCGACGGCGCCATCCGGATGGCGCCGAGGTGA
- a CDS encoding tetratricopeptide repeat protein — translation MLTYLHTRLLMRRALNAYVVGDYAKAERLFLKLRAKQGDTQLVLRNLGLVRMAQGDLAGAESYFLHELERFGPAPDRLQALADVAYLSGDRQKAARRIKDVLGDPGCTAPKLYGQRAAICGDAAAYARAMQGKRDFAEGNALLASGDVDGALAAFRRAAAADPTDFAALNNIGGILLNQKDDPAGAAKAFSQALALQPLPMLKRNVALAEAMLKQRGR, via the coding sequence TTGCTCACGTATCTGCATACGCGACTGCTCATGCGCAGGGCGCTCAACGCCTACGTCGTGGGGGACTACGCCAAGGCCGAGCGGCTGTTTCTGAAGCTGCGGGCCAAGCAGGGGGACACGCAGCTCGTGCTGCGCAACCTGGGCCTGGTGCGCATGGCCCAGGGCGACCTGGCGGGGGCCGAGTCCTATTTCCTGCATGAGCTTGAACGGTTCGGGCCGGCGCCGGACCGTCTCCAGGCTCTGGCCGACGTGGCCTACCTGTCCGGAGACCGGCAAAAGGCTGCGCGACGGATCAAAGATGTTCTGGGGGATCCGGGATGCACGGCCCCGAAACTCTACGGGCAGCGCGCGGCCATCTGCGGCGATGCCGCGGCTTACGCCAGGGCGATGCAAGGCAAGCGTGACTTTGCGGAGGGCAACGCCCTTCTGGCGTCCGGGGATGTGGATGGCGCCCTGGCGGCCTTCCGCCGCGCCGCTGCGGCGGACCCCACGGATTTTGCCGCACTCAACAACATCGGCGGCATCCTGCTGAACCAGAAAGACGATCCGGCCGGCGCAGCCAAGGCATTTTCCCAGGCCCTGGCGCTGCAGCCGCTTCCCATGCTCAAGAGGAATGTCGCTCTTGCTGAAGCCATGCTCAAGCAGCGAGGGCGTTAA
- a CDS encoding GntP family permease produces MVSGGTSLIFLVIAVILIVVATGRYRVNAFFVLISVAFGYGLAIGMAPLDVVKAVREGFGGTLTYIGIVIVAGTIMGYILEKTGAALVMTRAILGLVGQSRAPLAMNIAGYIVSIPVFCDSGYVILTPLNKALSVESKTSMAVMAVALSTGLYATHTMVPPTPGPLAAAAALKADLGMVIFYGLIAAVPSSLAGFFWAKHFGRKYDIKPDVEESYSSLLEKYGKLPGTFMSFLPIILPIVLILLKSVTNFPTKPFGTGPLAKTLDFIGDPVSALMLGVVCSLFLVPRKEFGQALDGWMGHGIRDAAIILTITGAGGSFGRVLAASPMKEFIGTTMSTMNLGLLLPFIISAALKTAQGSSTVAIITTAAIMAPLTAGMGLNPALTAVVIGAGSMVVSHANDSYFWVVSQFSNMPVNVAYKIYTTATLMQGFVAFMACYILSLFI; encoded by the coding sequence ATGGTTTCTGGCGGAACGTCATTGATTTTCTTGGTCATCGCGGTGATCCTCATCGTGGTGGCTACCGGCAGGTACAGGGTCAACGCCTTTTTCGTGCTCATCTCCGTCGCGTTCGGGTACGGCCTGGCCATCGGCATGGCTCCCCTCGACGTGGTCAAGGCGGTGCGCGAGGGCTTCGGCGGCACGCTGACCTACATCGGCATCGTCATCGTGGCCGGCACGATCATGGGCTACATCCTGGAGAAGACCGGCGCGGCCCTGGTCATGACCCGGGCCATCCTCGGCCTGGTGGGCCAGAGCCGAGCCCCCCTGGCCATGAACATCGCCGGATACATCGTGTCCATCCCCGTGTTCTGCGACTCGGGCTACGTCATCCTCACCCCGCTCAACAAGGCGCTCTCCGTGGAGTCCAAGACATCCATGGCGGTCATGGCCGTGGCCCTCTCCACGGGCCTCTACGCCACGCACACCATGGTGCCGCCCACTCCGGGTCCCCTGGCTGCCGCGGCTGCCCTCAAGGCCGACCTGGGGATGGTCATTTTCTACGGGCTCATTGCAGCCGTGCCCTCGTCGCTGGCCGGGTTTTTCTGGGCCAAGCACTTCGGACGAAAGTACGACATCAAGCCCGACGTCGAGGAAAGCTATTCCAGCCTGTTGGAGAAGTACGGCAAGCTGCCGGGCACGTTCATGAGCTTCCTGCCCATCATCCTGCCCATCGTGCTCATCCTGCTCAAATCCGTGACGAACTTCCCCACCAAGCCCTTCGGGACGGGTCCGCTGGCCAAGACCCTGGATTTCATCGGCGATCCCGTTTCCGCACTCATGCTCGGTGTCGTGTGCAGCCTCTTCCTGGTGCCGCGCAAGGAATTCGGACAGGCCCTTGACGGATGGATGGGGCACGGCATTCGAGACGCGGCCATCATCCTGACCATCACCGGCGCGGGCGGCTCCTTCGGCAGGGTCCTGGCGGCCTCGCCCATGAAGGAATTCATCGGTACCACCATGTCCACCATGAACCTGGGCCTGCTGCTGCCCTTCATCATCTCCGCGGCGCTCAAGACCGCGCAGGGGTCTTCGACGGTGGCCATCATCACCACCGCTGCCATCATGGCGCCCCTGACGGCCGGCATGGGACTCAACCCGGCGCTCACGGCCGTGGTCATCGGCGCAGGCTCCATGGTCGTGTCGCATGCCAACGACTCCTATTTCTGGGTCGTGTCGCAGTTCTCCAACATGCCCGTGAACGTGGCGTACAAGATCTACACTACGGCCACGCTCATGCAGGGCTTCGTGGCCTTCATGGCCTGCTACATTCTGAGCCTGTTCATCTAA